In the Wyeomyia smithii strain HCP4-BCI-WySm-NY-G18 chromosome 2, ASM2978416v1, whole genome shotgun sequence genome, one interval contains:
- the LOC129721769 gene encoding semaphorin-1A isoform X1: MMVLSSTPAATLNRHLTRIVTVLIVLISCSLDRTDSWTPDVLTKSYITYDNTIPAFFGNSTDYFKLLHQDDSSILIGARNALYNISLDRLIENANQRVTWSSSDAHRELCTLKGKQDQDCQNYIRVYARVGANRIMLCGTNSYKPLCRYYNVLPSDGAIIYDSNEMEALGRCPYNPLHNSTYVYTDGHLYSATVADFSGADPLIYREPQRTEQYDSKQLNQPAFVSAVEHNGYVLFFFREVAVEYMNCGKAIYSRVSRVCKNDKGGPHPLNDRWTSFLKARLNCSIPGDYPFYFDEIQSTTKTINGIYGGQSNQIIYAIMTTPENAIGGSAVCAFSIQDILDTFEGPFKSQRDSHSNWLQVPQSQVPEPRPGKCVDDSRTLPKASVNFVKMNTLMDMPVQSLHSRPVFTRVSLLYRLSAITVDSQVKALDGTTHDVVFVGTNDGKVIKFVNILSANTTEDVKTVVISETQAFPLGNKVNEMTISRKNKKLIVISNGKIISLPLSNCNEHEFKSCRKCLELQDPYCGWDDVNRECRSVEDARVSGHPIENLFQRLDGTGVNEICKKYDQRDQRQHKVEDNDVYTRVDGSGSAEKEKSSETKNVVIIQSSRGTVSSIGPSDIDNEIRDMTSIEGSVLTNKIGTHQYHHKTDPFVKENIASASLRWEFTIMLILIGILLGGLFGGFATQQYMKKQPFHGSSEHRNQLNCRHPAKNLSMLSQNRTSGKDVNLLMNTTNQYHTQHQAIVQQLQQQQNNMKDNIDFDYKDRSVECKNSTENLEKDISKGMGTLQKTRQLKTFKP; encoded by the exons ATGATGGTTCTGAGCAGCACCCCAGCAGCGACGCTGAACAGGCACCTGACCCGAATCGTAACCGTGCTGATAGTGTTAATTAGCTGCTCGTTAGATAGGACCGACAGTTGGACACCAGATGTCCTCACCAAGTCATATATTACCTACG ATAACACGATACCGGCCTTTTTCGGTAACAGCACTGATTACTTTAAGCTGCTCCATCAGGATGACAGTTCGATACTGATCGGAGCGCGAAATGCCTTGTACAATATCAGCCTCGATAGGCTGATTGAGAACGCGAACCAGCGAGTCACGTGGAGCTCTTCGGACGCTCACCGTGAGCTGTGTACACTCAAGGGCAAGCAGGACCAGGACTGCCAGAACTACATTCGAGTGTACGCCCGGGTTGGGGCGAACAGAATCATGCTGTGTGGAACCAACTCGTACAAACCGCTCTGCCGGTATTACAATGTACTACCCAGCGATGGGGCCATAATCTACGATAGCAACGAAATGGAAGCATTGGGGCGGTGTCCGTACAATCCACTCCATAACAGCACATATGTTTATACTG ACGGTCACCTCTACTCAGCTACGGTGGCTGATTTCTCCGGTGCCGATCCGTTGATCTACCGGGAACCACAGCGGACGGAACAGTATGACAGCAAGCAGCTTAATCAGCCGGCCTTCGTGAGTGCCGTGGAGCACAACGGATATGTGCTGTTCTTCTTCCGAGAAGTTGCCGTCGAGTACATGAATTGTGGCAAAGCAATCTACTCACGCGTTAGCCGGGTTTGCAAAAATGACAAGGGTGGACCGCACCCGCTAAACGACCGGTGGACGTCGTTCCTTAAAGCACGCCTGAACTGTTCCATCCCCGGCGATTATCCGTTTTACTTCGATGAAATTC AATCGACAACCAAAACCATCAACGGCATCTACGGAGGTCAATCGAATCAAATCATTTACGCAATCATGACTACCCCGGAGAATGCGATTGGTGGTTCGGCAGTGTGCGCGTTCTCCATCCAGGATATTCTGGACACGTTTGAAGGTCCCTTCAAATCGCAACGTGACAGCCATTCCAACTGGTTGCAGGTACCCCAGAGTCAGGTACCGGAACCCCGACCCGGCAAGTGTGTTGACGACAGCCGAACTCTGCCTAAGGCATCggttaatttcgtgaaaatgaaCACACTGATGGATATGCCCGTACAATCACTCCATTCGCGACCGGTATTCACCCGCGTTAGTCTGCTGTATCGGCTGTCGGCCATTACGGTGGACTCCCAGGTGAAGGCCCTTGATGGCACCACTCACGACGTGGTTTTCGTTGGTACCAACGACGGAAAAGTTATTAAGTTTGTCAACATCCTATCGGCTAACACAACGGAAGATGTGAAAACCGTTGTTATCAGTGAAACGCAAGCGTTTCCGCTAGGAAACAAAGTcaacgaaatgacaatatccagaaaaaataagaaattgatTGTGATCAGCAACGGAAAGATCATCTCGCTTCCGTTGAGCAATTGCAACGAACACGAGTTTAAATCCTGCCGTAAGTGTTTGGAACTGCAGGACCCGTACTGCGGCTGGGACGATGTGAATCGCGAATGTCGTTCGGTGGAGGATGCCCGCGTAAGCGGCCATCCAATTGAGAACCTATTCCAACGGTTGGATGGTACTGgtgtgaatgaaatttgcaaaaagTATGACCAACGTGACCAGCGGCAGCACAAGGTGGAGGATAACGACGTGTACACGCGGGTCGACGGATCCGGCAGTGCGGAGAAGGAGAAAAGCAGCGAGACGAAAAACGTCGTCATAATTCAATCCAGCAGGGGCACCGTGTCCTCGATCGGACCGAGTGATATCGATAACGAAATACGCGATATGACCTCGATCGAAGGAAGCGTGCTGACGAACAAAATCGGCACTCATCAGTATCACCATAAAACAG atcccTTCGTAAAGGAAAATATCGCTTCGGCATCACTGAGATGGGAATTCACTATCATGCTGATTTTGATCGGAATCCTTCTTGGCGGACTGTTTGGGGGTTTCGCCACCCAGCAATATATGAAAAAGCAGCCCTTTCATGGCAGCAGCGAGCATCGAAATCAGTTGAACTG CAGGCATCCCGCTAAAAACTTGAGCATGCTGTCGCAAAATCGTACTAGCGGGAAGGACGTCAACCTGCTGATGAATACCACTAATCAGTATCACACGCAGCATCAGGCCATAGTGCAAcagctgcagcagcagcagaacaATATGAAAGACAACATCGACTTTGATTACAAGGATCGAAGCGTCGAGTGTAAGAATTCGACCGAAAATTTGGAAAAGGACATCAGCAAAGGCATGGGCACCCTGCAGAAG
- the LOC129721769 gene encoding semaphorin-1A isoform X2, with protein sequence MMVLSSTPAATLNRHLTRIVTVLIVLISCSLDRTDSWTPDVLTKSYITYDNTIPAFFGNSTDYFKLLHQDDSSILIGARNALYNISLDRLIENANQRVTWSSSDAHRELCTLKGKQDQDCQNYIRVYARVGANRIMLCGTNSYKPLCRYYNVLPSDGAIIYDSNEMEALGRCPYNPLHNSTYVYTDGHLYSATVADFSGADPLIYREPQRTEQYDSKQLNQPAFVSAVEHNGYVLFFFREVAVEYMNCGKAIYSRVSRVCKNDKGGPHPLNDRWTSFLKARLNCSIPGDYPFYFDEIQSTTKTINGIYGGQSNQIIYAIMTTPENAIGGSAVCAFSIQDILDTFEGPFKSQRDSHSNWLQVPQSQVPEPRPGKCVDDSRTLPKASVNFVKMNTLMDMPVQSLHSRPVFTRVSLLYRLSAITVDSQVKALDGTTHDVVFVGTNDGKVIKFVNILSANTTEDVKTVVISETQAFPLGNKVNEMTISRKNKKLIVISNGKIISLPLSNCNEHEFKSCRKCLELQDPYCGWDDVNRECRSVEDARVSGHPIENLFQRLDGTGVNEICKKYDQRDQRQHKVEDNDVYTRVDGSGSAEKEKSSETKNVVIIQSSRGTVSSIGPSDIDNEIRDMTSIEGSVLTNKIGTHQYHHKTDPFVKENIASASLRWEFTIMLILIGILLGGLFGGFATQQYMKKQPFHGSSEHRNQLNWHPAKNLSMLSQNRTSGKDVNLLMNTTNQYHTQHQAIVQQLQQQQNNMKDNIDFDYKDRSVECKNSTENLEKDISKGMGTLQKTRQLKTFKP encoded by the exons ATGATGGTTCTGAGCAGCACCCCAGCAGCGACGCTGAACAGGCACCTGACCCGAATCGTAACCGTGCTGATAGTGTTAATTAGCTGCTCGTTAGATAGGACCGACAGTTGGACACCAGATGTCCTCACCAAGTCATATATTACCTACG ATAACACGATACCGGCCTTTTTCGGTAACAGCACTGATTACTTTAAGCTGCTCCATCAGGATGACAGTTCGATACTGATCGGAGCGCGAAATGCCTTGTACAATATCAGCCTCGATAGGCTGATTGAGAACGCGAACCAGCGAGTCACGTGGAGCTCTTCGGACGCTCACCGTGAGCTGTGTACACTCAAGGGCAAGCAGGACCAGGACTGCCAGAACTACATTCGAGTGTACGCCCGGGTTGGGGCGAACAGAATCATGCTGTGTGGAACCAACTCGTACAAACCGCTCTGCCGGTATTACAATGTACTACCCAGCGATGGGGCCATAATCTACGATAGCAACGAAATGGAAGCATTGGGGCGGTGTCCGTACAATCCACTCCATAACAGCACATATGTTTATACTG ACGGTCACCTCTACTCAGCTACGGTGGCTGATTTCTCCGGTGCCGATCCGTTGATCTACCGGGAACCACAGCGGACGGAACAGTATGACAGCAAGCAGCTTAATCAGCCGGCCTTCGTGAGTGCCGTGGAGCACAACGGATATGTGCTGTTCTTCTTCCGAGAAGTTGCCGTCGAGTACATGAATTGTGGCAAAGCAATCTACTCACGCGTTAGCCGGGTTTGCAAAAATGACAAGGGTGGACCGCACCCGCTAAACGACCGGTGGACGTCGTTCCTTAAAGCACGCCTGAACTGTTCCATCCCCGGCGATTATCCGTTTTACTTCGATGAAATTC AATCGACAACCAAAACCATCAACGGCATCTACGGAGGTCAATCGAATCAAATCATTTACGCAATCATGACTACCCCGGAGAATGCGATTGGTGGTTCGGCAGTGTGCGCGTTCTCCATCCAGGATATTCTGGACACGTTTGAAGGTCCCTTCAAATCGCAACGTGACAGCCATTCCAACTGGTTGCAGGTACCCCAGAGTCAGGTACCGGAACCCCGACCCGGCAAGTGTGTTGACGACAGCCGAACTCTGCCTAAGGCATCggttaatttcgtgaaaatgaaCACACTGATGGATATGCCCGTACAATCACTCCATTCGCGACCGGTATTCACCCGCGTTAGTCTGCTGTATCGGCTGTCGGCCATTACGGTGGACTCCCAGGTGAAGGCCCTTGATGGCACCACTCACGACGTGGTTTTCGTTGGTACCAACGACGGAAAAGTTATTAAGTTTGTCAACATCCTATCGGCTAACACAACGGAAGATGTGAAAACCGTTGTTATCAGTGAAACGCAAGCGTTTCCGCTAGGAAACAAAGTcaacgaaatgacaatatccagaaaaaataagaaattgatTGTGATCAGCAACGGAAAGATCATCTCGCTTCCGTTGAGCAATTGCAACGAACACGAGTTTAAATCCTGCCGTAAGTGTTTGGAACTGCAGGACCCGTACTGCGGCTGGGACGATGTGAATCGCGAATGTCGTTCGGTGGAGGATGCCCGCGTAAGCGGCCATCCAATTGAGAACCTATTCCAACGGTTGGATGGTACTGgtgtgaatgaaatttgcaaaaagTATGACCAACGTGACCAGCGGCAGCACAAGGTGGAGGATAACGACGTGTACACGCGGGTCGACGGATCCGGCAGTGCGGAGAAGGAGAAAAGCAGCGAGACGAAAAACGTCGTCATAATTCAATCCAGCAGGGGCACCGTGTCCTCGATCGGACCGAGTGATATCGATAACGAAATACGCGATATGACCTCGATCGAAGGAAGCGTGCTGACGAACAAAATCGGCACTCATCAGTATCACCATAAAACAG atcccTTCGTAAAGGAAAATATCGCTTCGGCATCACTGAGATGGGAATTCACTATCATGCTGATTTTGATCGGAATCCTTCTTGGCGGACTGTTTGGGGGTTTCGCCACCCAGCAATATATGAAAAAGCAGCCCTTTCATGGCAGCAGCGAGCATCGAAATCAGTTGAACTG GCATCCCGCTAAAAACTTGAGCATGCTGTCGCAAAATCGTACTAGCGGGAAGGACGTCAACCTGCTGATGAATACCACTAATCAGTATCACACGCAGCATCAGGCCATAGTGCAAcagctgcagcagcagcagaacaATATGAAAGACAACATCGACTTTGATTACAAGGATCGAAGCGTCGAGTGTAAGAATTCGACCGAAAATTTGGAAAAGGACATCAGCAAAGGCATGGGCACCCTGCAGAAG